In the Cryptococcus neoformans var. neoformans JEC21 chromosome 1, complete sequence genome, one interval contains:
- a CDS encoding expressed protein translates to MSSASSASGGGLSALVQAYKNNSEAGAQAAVSQSSDQSFGSQTLSQLDKSVRSAFEPGAALVQISFMRSCPDHLVYTNGHIEPVTDPMKRAWVFKNREAFLANRVIHSLDDQSVLMSDEDYEAVRKLVSAAMVDTGEQASRVIQDYSKALESLEEARRRQLATSQDSKFALDLSKQPYSMRRQTKPSWPRDDASRAFCSWAWRQVHEEHSRVPGTTVSLSLENSDLDLAPFTTDNGRRLRSRLQESAKLYWNAREIEDECFNSSAMPLKYVHLQSHGYKEDDDSVRFQRTDHHLMHLWRSDVLLTSLATGRSLTADETWSLIPLSLYQDFIQHQSKSRTNFNERKITRKKPTSFLALNDPEWRSWFQEMVTISHGKKRFLTMSELPTSGHESLFNAVRDIRAGKGKRFIRSRYGEESEPLTIQKYLEDIDPLQRFMDVNKSLVSSSLTDDEVVSRLPPKAYHRWKEISGANEGLSIKEMIRDSYKVERELRE, encoded by the exons ATGtcttcagcatcttcaGCAAGCGGAGGGGGTTTGTCAGCTTTGGTTCAAGCTTATAAGAACAAT AGCGAAGCCGGGGCCCAGGCTGCAGTGTCGCAAAGCAGCGACCAGAGCTTCGGATCGCAAACACTATCACAGCTGGATAAAAGCGTTAG GTCGGCCTTTGAGCCTGGAGCAGCTCTTGTGCAGATCAGTTTTATGCGCTCTTGCCCAGATCACCTCGTTTATACCAACGGGCATATTGAGCCGGTGACAGATCCAATGAAACGCGCTTGGGTGTTCAAAAACAGAGAGGCTTTCCTGGCAAACCGAGTTATTCACTCTTTGGATGACCAATCAGTTCTTATGTCTGATGAAGATTACGAAGCGGTCAGAAAACTCGTTTCCGCGGCTATGGTGGACACAGGCGAACAGGCGTCTAGAGTTATACAAGACTATTCTAAAGCACTCGAGAGtttggaggaggcaagGAGGCGCCAATTGGCAACCAGTCAGGACTCCAAGTTCGCTTTAGATCTGTCGAAGCAGCCTTACTCAATGCGAAGACAGACGAAACCCAGTTGGCCTAGGGACGATGCAAGCAGAGCATTCTGTTCATGGGCATGGAGGCAAGTACACGAGGAGCATTCAAGAGTTCCTGGAACCACTGTGTCGCTGTCCCTGGAAAATTCAGACTTAGACTTAGCACCATTCACTACCGATAACGGGCGTCGACTTAGAAGCCGCTTACAAGAATCTGCTAAGCTATATTGGAATGCTCGAGAGATTGAAGACGAGTGTTTCAACTCCAGCGCTATGCCCTTGAAGTATGTACACCTTCAGTCGCAT GGATACAAGGAGGACGACGATTCTGTTCGTTTCCAACGGACCGATCACCACCTTATGCATCTTTGGCGCAGCGATGTGCTGCTGACTAGCCTAGCAACTGGAAGATCACTCACCGCCGATGAGACCTGGTCATTAATACCTCTGTCACTTTACCAGGACTTCATCCAACACCAATCTAAATCAAGGACTAATTTCAACGAGAGGAAAATcacgaggaagaagccgacAAGCTTCCTCGCTTTGAATGATCCAGAATGGCGGAGCTGGTTTCAGGAAATGGTCACCATATCCCATGGAAAGAAACGTTTCCTAACTATGTCTGAACTGCCTACCAGCGGCCATGAGAGTCTTTTCAATGCTGTCAGGGATATTCGAGCAGGGAAAGGCAAGCGCTTCATCAGATCCCGGTATGGTGAGGAATCAGAACCTTTGACCATTCAAAAGTATCTCGAGGACATCGATCCTTTGCAGCGATTCATGGATGTCAATAAATCATTGGTGTCAAGTAGCCTCACGGACGATGAAGTGGTGTCTCGTCTTCCACCAAAGGCTTACCATCGTTGGAAAGAAATAAGTGGAGCTAATGAGGGGTTGTCCATCAAGGAGATGATTCGCGATTCCTATAAGGTAGAGAGAGAGTTACGAGAGTGA
- a CDS encoding expressed protein: MSSASSASGGGLSALVQAYKNNSEAGAQAAVSQSSDQSFGSQTLSQLDKSVRSAFEPGAALVQISFMRSCPDHLVYTNGHIEPVTDPMKRAWVFKNREAFLANRVIHSLDDQSVLMSDEDYEAVRKLVSAAMVDTGEQASRVIQDYSKALESLEEARRRQLATSQDSKFALDLSKQPYSMRRQTKPSWPRDDASRAFCSWAWRQVHEEHSRVPGTTVSLSLENSDLDLAPFTTDNGRRLRSRLQESAKLYWNAREIEDECFNSSAMPLKDTRRTTILFVSNGPITTLCIFGAAMCC, from the exons ATGtcttcagcatcttcaGCAAGCGGAGGGGGTTTGTCAGCTTTGGTTCAAGCTTATAAGAACAAT AGCGAAGCCGGGGCCCAGGCTGCAGTGTCGCAAAGCAGCGACCAGAGCTTCGGATCGCAAACACTATCACAGCTGGATAAAAGCGTTAG GTCGGCCTTTGAGCCTGGAGCAGCTCTTGTGCAGATCAGTTTTATGCGCTCTTGCCCAGATCACCTCGTTTATACCAACGGGCATATTGAGCCGGTGACAGATCCAATGAAACGCGCTTGGGTGTTCAAAAACAGAGAGGCTTTCCTGGCAAACCGAGTTATTCACTCTTTGGATGACCAATCAGTTCTTATGTCTGATGAAGATTACGAAGCGGTCAGAAAACTCGTTTCCGCGGCTATGGTGGACACAGGCGAACAGGCGTCTAGAGTTATACAAGACTATTCTAAAGCACTCGAGAGtttggaggaggcaagGAGGCGCCAATTGGCAACCAGTCAGGACTCCAAGTTCGCTTTAGATCTGTCGAAGCAGCCTTACTCAATGCGAAGACAGACGAAACCCAGTTGGCCTAGGGACGATGCAAGCAGAGCATTCTGTTCATGGGCATGGAGGCAAGTACACGAGGAGCATTCAAGAGTTCCTGGAACCACTGTGTCGCTGTCCCTGGAAAATTCAGACTTAGACTTAGCACCATTCACTACCGATAACGGGCGTCGACTTAGAAGCCGCTTACAAGAATCTGCTAAGCTATATTGGAATGCTCGAGAGATTGAAGACGAGTGTTTCAACTCCAGCGCTATGCCCTTGAA GGATACAAGGAGGACGACGATTCTGTTCGTTTCCAACGGACCGATCACCACCTTATGCATCTTTGGCGCAGCGATGTGCTGCTGA
- a CDS encoding pre-mRNA splicing factor prp1, putative produces MSNVGTVKHIPKEVRYNFLNMAAPASYVAGLGRGASGFTTRSDIGPARAGPSAEVVAEAQARRGEEEIPDPDAFQDPDDERNLFAGTVYEADDEEADRVWDSVDARMDARRKARRDAAEAKAAAEERARNPKLQTQFADLKRSLSSLNDADWDAIPEAGNLTGKRRKANLRLEENQNGRSYNVSDTVIADAVKRNAMVGELDPAEAGIGIDGTETDLVSIGNARDRVLSLQLDQATRDASNGSSTSIDPKGYMTALNSQIVQTDAQIGDIKQARQLLQNLIQSNPKHAPGWIAAASLEVHAKKMVAARKIIAEGCEKCPKNEDVWFHAAELNTPENAKVILGRAIQHVPQSVKIWLKAASLETDINAKKRVLRKALEFVPNSVGLWKETVNLEDDPEDARVLLTRAVEVIPNSVELWLTLARLETPENAKQVLNSARKRIPTSHEIWIAAGRLAEQSPSAVAVKPEVKMEDEAEYEAEQRKKLAQQVNKLMAGAVNSLRKNQVILSREQWLQEAEKCEQDGSPLTAQAIVKATIAQDVEEEDRRSVWIEDAERATKGGFYEVARACYAVTLEAFPNTPSVWRKAAEFEKAHGTPDAVQEILAQGSQHCPHAEVLWLMAAKEKWVGGDIPGAQAILAEAFKQNEDSESIFLAAAKLAAETGEMEAAIQILEKAKAQADTERVWMKSAVLLRQLGKLDEALSTLEVAIKKFASFDKLHMIRGQIYESRNEVALARNAYAQGCRSCPKSIPLWILSARLEEKAGVTIKARALLEKARLHNPKNDELWAESIKIEERTGSPQQAKSVLARAMQECPASPLLWSMAIFMETPQQRKGRSVDAIKKAGEHPAVILAVARNFWSERKIEKTRQWMANAITADEDWGDAWGYWLKFERQHGEKERQEAVVEKCIAASPRHGPVWQSVSKDLANVGKSTKEILELVADKLE; encoded by the exons ATGTCCAACGTCGGCACAGTGAAGCATATTCCCAAGGAAGTGCGATACAACTTCCTCAAC ATGGCCGCTCCGGCGAGCTATGTTGCTGGTCTTGGTCGAGG TGCTTCAGGTTTCACAACTCGGTCCGATATTGGTCCCGCCCGAGCTGGTCCCAGTGCAGAGGTTGTTGCGGAAGCTCAAGCTCGCcgtggtgaagaagaaatccCTGATCCAGATGCTTTCCAAGATCCGGACGACGAAAGGAATCTGTTTGCTGGTACAGTCTACGAAgcggacgatgaagaggccgaCAGGGTGTGGGACAGTGTTGATGCCAGAATGGATGCGAGAAGAAAGGCCAGACG AGACGCGGCAGAAGCGAAAGCGGCGGCTGAAGAACGTGCTCGCAATCCCAAACTTCAAACGCAATTTGCAGACTTGAAACGATCTCTATCGAGCCTCAACGATGCTGATTGGGACGCCATCCCTGAAGCAGGAAACTTGActggaaaaaggagaaaggcCAATTTGCGATTGGAGGAAAATCagaatggaagaagctACAATGTCAGCGACACTGTCATTGCAGATGCCGTGAAGAGAAATGCCATGGTAGGAGAGTTGGATCCTGCAGAG GCTGGTATTGGTATCGATGGTACCGAAACGGATCTTGTATCTATCGGTAATGCCAGGGACCGAGTATTGTCGCTGCAGCTTGACCAA GCCACAAGAGACGCCTCAAACGGCTCTTCTACCAGCATCGACCCTAAAGGCTATATGACCGCTCTTAACAGTCAGATTGTTCAAACAGACGCTCAAATTGGTGATATTAAGCAAGCTCGCCAGCTCTTGCAAAACCTCATTCAGTCTAATCCCAAACACGCCCCAGGATGGATCGCCGCCGCTTCCTTGGAAGTACacgcgaagaagatggtcgCTGCCAGGAAGATTATCGCTGAAGGATGTGAGAAGTGTCCGAAAAACGAGGATGTTTGGTTCCATGCCGCTGAACTCAACACACCGGAGAACGCGAAAGTTATCTTGGGTCGAGCTATACAGCACGTTCCTCAATCTGTTAAAATTTGGCTCAAGGCTGCTTCTCTAGAAACAGACATAAACGCCAAGAAGCGCGTTCTCCGAAAAGCCCTTGAATTCGTTCCCAACTCTGTGGGGTTGTGGAAGGAGACTGTCAACCTGGAAGATGATCCTGAAGACGCCCGCGTTCTCCTTACCCGTGCTGTTGAAGTCATCCCCAACTCTGTGGAGCTCTGGCTTACTCTGGCCCGTCTTGAAACTCCTGAAAACGCCAAGCAGGTTCTCAATTCTGCGCGCAAGCGTATCCCTACCTCTCACGAAATCTGGATCGCTGCCGGTAGGCTTGCTGAGCAGTCACCTTCCGCCGTGGCTGTCAAGCCAGAGGTCAAGATGGAGGACGAAGCGGAATACGAGGCTgagcaaagaaagaagctTGCTCAGCAGGTCAACAAACTCATGGCTGGTGCAGTCAATTCATTGCGCAAGAATCAGGTCATTCTTTCGCGAGAACAATGGTTGCAAGAGGCCGAGAAATGTGAACAGGACGGCTCACCTCTTACAGCGCAAGCTATCGTGAAGGCTACCATCGCTCAGGACgtcgaggaagaagataggAGATCTGTCTGGATTGAAGATGCGGAGAGGGCGACAAAGGGTGGATTTTACGAGGTCGCGAGAGCTTGTTACGCCGTCACTCTCGAGGCTTTTCCTAATACTCCATCAGTCTGGAGAAAAGCCGCCGAGTTCGAAAAGGCCCATGGCACACC CGATGCTGTCCAAGAAATTCTCGCCCAAGGATCCCAACACTGTCCTCATGCGGAGGTTCTCTGGCTTATGGCTGCGAAAGAGAAGTGGGTCGGCGGCGATATCCCCGGTGCTCAAGCCATTCTTGCCGAAGCTTTCAAACAAAACGAAGATTCCGAATCTATCTTCCTTGCTGCCGCCAAGCTAGCAGCTGAGACCGGCGAGATGGAGGCTGCTATCCAGATCCttgagaaggccaaggcaCAGGCAGACACAGAGAGAGTCTGGATGAAGTCAGCGGTACTGTTGAGGCAATTGGGCAAGTTGGACGAGGCTCTTTCAACCTTGGAAGTTGCAATCAAGAAATTCGCTTCCTTTGACAAATTGCACATGATCCGAGGGCAGATCTACGAGTCCCGTAATGAGGTTGCGCTTGCGCGAAATGCATATGCTCAAGGATGCCGATCATGTCCGAAGAGTATCCCATTATGGATCTTGTCGGCTCGtctggaggagaaggcgggtGTGACGATCAAGGCAAGGGCATTGCTCGAAAAGGCGAGGTTGCATAATCCCAAGAATGATGAATTATGGGCGGAAAGTATCAAGATTGAAGAACGAACGGGCAGCCCACAGCAAGCGAAATCTGTCCTTGCTCGAG CAATGCAAGAATGCCCcgcctctcctcttctttggtcCATGGCCATCTTCATGGAGACTCCTCAACAAAGAAAAGGTCGTTCCGTTGACGCAATCAAAAAGGCCGGCGAACATCCGGCCGTCATCTTGGCGGTCGCGAGAAACTTCTGGAGTGAAAGGAAGATTGAAAAGACGAGACAGTGGATGGCCAATGCTATTACCGCCGATGAAGATTGGGGAGATGCCTGGGGTTATTGGCTGAAGTTCGAGAGGCAACATGGAGAGAAA GAACGTCAAGAAGCGGTCGTTGAAAAATGCATCGCGGCATCACCACGCCATGGTCCGGTATGGCAGTCGGTATCAAAGGATTTGGCCAATGTTGGCAAGTCTACAAAAGAGATACTGGAGTTGGTCGCGGACAAACTGGAATAA
- a CDS encoding nucleotide binding protein, putative: MADIIETPVSRRLSTVKNIIIVLSGKGGVGKSSSSVQLALSLLAQSPTNRVGLIDLDITGPSLPRMVGLDTPTATVHQSSAGWVPVYVDQGRRLGVMSIGFLLKDRGDSVVWRGPKKDGMIRQFLSEVRWGDLDYLVIDTPPGTSDEHISLLTHLHPLFTPTMSNATTPTSILISTPQTTALNDTLKSLSFTRKLSLPVMGLVENMAGYVCPCCGEISDTFGKGGGEAMAHKEGVGFLGRVPIDTVLVSLLDAVSKGEVLGEGAVEHTSDEAAEGQTNGSTEHFPLLDKYLETTSSKVWKDITQKLVDKIEQHKSDIRARLESSSETLAIA; this comes from the exons ATGGCGGATATAATAGAGACACCGGTATCTCGCAGACTGTCAACTGTGAAAAATATTATCATAGTCCTCTCGGGAAAGG GCGGGGTAGGCAAGTCTTCGTCCTCTGTACAGCTCGCTTTATCCCTTTTGGCACAGTCTCCCACAAACCGTGTTGGTCTTATAGACCTAGACATTACCGGTCCCTCACTTCCGCGCATGGTCGGCCTGGATACGCCGACAGCTACTGTTCACCAATCATCAGCCGGCTGGGTGCCTGTATACGTGGACCAAGGAAGACGGCTGGGTGTAATGAGCATTGGCTTCTTGTTAAAGGATAGAGGTGATAGCGTGGTTTGGAGGGGCCCTAAAAAAGACGGAATGATCAGGCAGTTCTTGTCAGAAGTTAGATGGGGCGACTTGGATTACCTTGTCATCGATACTCCTCCAG GAACATCCGATGAACACATCTCCCTTTTaactcatcttcatcctcttttcaCGCCTACAATGTCTAATGCCACAACACCAACAAGTATCCTCATTTCCACTCCTCAAACAACAGCCTTGAACGACACTCTCaaatctctctctttcacccGCAAGCTGTCTTTACCAGTCATGGGCCTCGTAGAGAACATGGCGGGATATGTATGTCCTTGCTGCGGAGAAATCAGTGACACTTTCGGAAAGGGCGGTGGAGAAGCTATGGCTCATAAGGAAGGAGTAGGATTCTTGGGGAGGGTGCCCATTGATACTGTGCTCGTCTCGTTGTTGGATGCGGTCAGTAAAGGAGAAGTATTAGGGGAGGGTGCGGTGGAACACACGTCCGATGAGGCCGCAGAAGGTCAAACAAATGGCAGCACAGAACATTTCCCATTACTCGACAAATATCTTGAAACGACATCTTCAAAAGTCTGGAAAGATATCACCCAGAAGCTCGTGGATAAAATTGAGCAGCACAAGTCAGATATCCGTGCCAGACTCGAGTCTTCATCAGAGACACTAGCTATCGCATAG
- a CDS encoding protein complex assembly-related protein, putative, whose amino-acid sequence MAASYRGSEEPSPEIPSTQFIPEANDADNLYEAVEIMDERGAPVDGEYLIKWSGTDEYGRPWKPSWEKKSGCTDALIMEWKEKKRRHPTIVGKEGEKLKKLEKQERAPKTKKRKRKSEITVKREPGVTPVKKSRTSVGKVAARSTASVDSPASTSKAGRKSRVSLASISAGTLSESPAPVAGPSRSRSSVNDHEDVSEDSEGSTHATRRGGMTRFRSRESQIEPNSPEVQRSRAPLLKSLSAKATSPPKSDQRPKKSVTTLSGPKSRESPSQSSLQRTVIPSHLLSPNSRARNGDKSPLFLPNSSLESNDTVEPSHTIGSAVTSQIEAIERFSSPPFMRHELLARGQEEVRRLAEGGRSGVYRAGDSDDEELQVIAKPPNKGKGRANENIDDDEEVVEADNILSSPNFNLNEFPSSKRPASVARGPSPYGQHPAVVDLENAKKKVTLLEGELTYSEKARKKAEERPKDFIDPAELSKAKKDIERLKAELKDAQDARISAEDLLAHSGNDEATKISKLREQINGLRERLMAVQAEKGDLEEKLKENPGSKELAEVQKELDEQLKEKKGLELEKESFKLLLSSLNDDLDAVKKELQISNAQNAKLEKKVNDSDSAELVKLRKEIEDLRAKLGSVTMEKEELKHQLMNHPDTAELAKVREQVKDFNSVINQALFEKKKLEEYLANHPDTAALADARSELKSLSSQLEEAKQSLSSSDAEVELLRERIASAERSHKNLVEDNAFMRKQYDEASNRAVAEVQQANLLRDQIKHLTGQLKFGLKQREIFNATVAAQRNDETRKLRAQVKVLLDQSRRTDDDIRHKAQFYKKYKAEYDNIVRTASEQSDKIERLEERVETLVDKLETLRAVKMGAFDVDESEHEEGNRRKTVSPIRFHTPDEGPTAARLPFPDTSADGNVFNVPVQQEAQANGPVIKEGGEGYVCKWRVGDETCQVVCDTVEEIHTHAIAHQRAELEAKGIII is encoded by the exons ATGGCCGCCAGTTATCGAGGATCAGAGGAGCCTTCACCTGAGATCCCGTCTACGCAATTCATCCCCGAAGCCAACGATGCGGACAACCTGTATGAAGCTGTAGAGATTATGGACGAGAGAGGGGCACCTGTAGACGGGGAATACCTCATTAAATGGTCCGGCACGGACGAGTACGGTCGTCCATGGAAACCATcatgggaaaagaagagtggaTGTACGGACGCGCTCATTATGGagtggaaggaaaagaagaggcgaCATCCAACGATTGTcgggaaggaaggcgaaaagttgaagaagttagagaagcaagagagGGCGccaaagacaaagaagaggaagaggaagagtgaaATAACGGTGAAGAGGGAGCCTGGAGTTACAcctgtgaagaagagtaggACGTCGGTCG GCAAGGTTGCCGCGCGATCTACAGCAAGTGTCGACTCTCCTGCATCAACCTCCAAGGCTGGTCGCAAAAGTAGAGTTTCTCTTGCTTCAATTTCAGCCGGGACGCTTTCCGAGTCTCCAGCACCCGTTGCCGGTCCCAGTCGTAGTCGTTCATCTGTCAACGACCATGAAGATGTTTCGGAAGACAGCGAGGGGTCAACCCATGCCACCAGGCGTGGAGGCATGACCCGCTTCCGGTCTCGAGAATCACAAATTGAACCTAACTCTCCGGAAGTTCAACGTTCTCGTGCGCCGTTATTGAAGTCCTTGTCGGCAAAGGCGACATCTCCCCCGAAATCCGATCAAAGACCGAAGAAAAGTGTCACCACCCTCTCAGGACCAAAATCTCGAGAATCTCCGTCCCAGTCTTCTCTGCAACGTACAGTCATTCCGTCGCATTTACTATCTCCTAATTCTCGGGCACGCAACGGTGACAAATCCCCATTGTTTTTGCCGAACAGCAGTCTTGAGTCCAACGATACTGTTGAGCCCTCTCATACAATAGGGTCTGCAGTGACCTCACAGATTGAAGCTATTGAACGATTCTCTAGCCCACCATTCATGAGACATGAATTACTGGCTCGTGGACAGGAAGAAGTTAGGAGGTTGGCTGAAGGAGGGCGTTCAGGAGTTTATCGCGCGGGCGACagcgacgacgaggaaTTGCAAGTCATCGCGAAACCTCCaaacaagggcaagggaaGAGCAAATGAAAAcatcgatgacgatgaagaagttgtCGAAGCCGATaacatcctctcctctcctaACTTCAACCTCAACGAATTTCCGTCATCTAAACGCCCAGCCTCAGTAGCTCGTGGGCCATCACCTTATGGCCAACATCCCGCTGTCGTCGATTTGGAAAAtgcgaagaaaaaggttaCCTTGCTAGAGGGAGAGCTTACTTATTCGGAGAAAGCAAGAaaaaaggcagaggagcGCCCCAAGGATTTTATCGATCCTGCGGAGCTCAGTAAAGCCAAGAAGGATATCGAGCGGTTAAAAGCAGAGTTGAAGGATGCCCAGGATGCTAGAATAAGCGCCGAAGATTTGTTGGCTCATAGCGGTAACGACGAAGCGACAAAGATATCGAAGCTACGCGAACAGATCAACGGCTTGAGGGAACGCCTTATGGCTGTTCAGGCGGAAAAGGGTGATctggaagaaaagcttAAGGAAAATCCTGGTTCTAAGGAATTGGCCGAGGTGCAGAAAGAGTTGGACGAACAGttaaaggaaaagaagggttTGGAGCTGGAAAAAGAATCCTTCAAATTGCTTCTCAGCTCGCTCAATGACGATCTGGATGCCGTCAAAAAAGAGTTGCAGATTTCAAATGCCCAAAATGCCAAgctggaaaaaaaggtgaaCGATTCCGACAGCGCAGAGCTTGTCAAGTTGCGGAAAGAGATAGAAGATTTGCGAGCCAAACTGGGCAGTGTGAccatggagaaggaagagttgaagcATCAATTGATGAACCATCCTGATACGGCTGAACTTGCCAAGGTTCGAGAACAAGTCAAAGACTTCAACAGCGTCATTAACCAGGCTCTCttcgagaagaaaaagctcGAGGAATATCTTGCCAACCATCCCGACACTGCTGCCCTCGCCGATGCCAGATCCGAACTCAAGTCTCTTTCTTCGCAACTTGAGGAAGCTAAACAAtccctttcatcctccgaTGCTGAAGTGGAACTTCTCCGAGAGCGTATTGCCTCTGCTGAAAGATCTCACAAGAACTTGGTCGAGGACAACGCCTTCATGCGTAAGCAGTATGATGAGGCGAGTAACAGGGCAGTCGCGGAAGTACAGCAAGCCAATCTGCTGCGCGATCAGATCAAACACCTGACCGGACAGCTCAAGTTTGGTCTTAAACAGCGTGAAATCTTTAATGCAACCGTCGCTGCTCAGCGGAATGACGAGACCCGCAAACTTCGCGCTCAGGTCAAAGTCCTCCTCGACCAATCCCGCCGAACAGACGATGATATCCGACATAAGGCCCAGTTCTACAAGAAGTACAAGGCAGAGTACGACAACATTGTCCGCACAGCATCTGAGCAGTCTGATAAGATTGAGAGATTGGAAGAAAGGGTGGAGACCCTTGTGGATAAGCTAGAAACTCTCAGAGCTGTGAAGATGGGCGCATTTGACGTGGATGAGAGTGAACATGAGGAGGGTAACAGGAGGAAGACAGTGTCCCCGATACGGTTTCATACGCCGGATGAGGGACCCACGGCTGCGCGACTTCCATTCCCTGATACGAGCGCGGACGGCAATGTGTTTAATGTACCGGTTCAGCAAGAAGCTCAGGCGAATGGACCGGTGATAAAGGAGGGTGGGGAAGGGTATGTATGTAAGTGGAGAGTGGGAGATGAGACTTGTCAGGTTGTTTGCGATACCGTAGAG GAAATTCACACCCACGCAATCGCACACCAAAGGGCGGAGTTGGAGGCTAAGGGAATAATCATATGA